A genome region from Panicum virgatum strain AP13 chromosome 4K, P.virgatum_v5, whole genome shotgun sequence includes the following:
- the LOC120704427 gene encoding beta-1,2-xylosyltransferase XYXT1-like isoform X2 has protein sequence MKPAARSKKGRGAFCNLPLLLLIGAIQFLVIYSPAIDRYMVMITKGKPGFPSLLLDGRRGFKLVVEEFVPEPRVACDFADPRSDVCELEGAIRIRGSTSEVFVVAPGGAGAGMNATQWTIQPYTRKGEARVMRGIAELTVRVVGAGEAPACTVRHDVPAVVYSNGGYCGNYYHDFNDNIIPLFITSRHLGGEVQLLVAQKQRWWFDKYREIVDGLTNYEAVDLGGDGGEVRCFRRATLGLRSHKELSIDPRRAPRNLSMVDFKRFLMWRYALPREHAIRTEEDEGAARPRLLIIARRSRRRFVNLPEIVALAEEVGFEVTTSDVMSPPKQNKKGALAAAGDEGHARMADASALVNSFDAMVAVHGSGLTNLVFLPMNAVVVQVVPLGRMEGLAMDEYGVPPRDMNMRYLQYNITAEESTLSEAFPRTHPVLLDPMPIHKQSWSLVKDIYLGQQDVRLDLRRFRPVLEKAIRLLR, from the exons AtgaagccggcggcgaggagcaagaagggCAGGGGGGCCTTCTGCAACCTCCCGCTGCTGCTCCTCATTGGGGCCATCCAGTTCTTGGTCATCTACTCCCCCGCCATTGATCGGTACATGGTGATGATCACAAAAG GCAAGCCTGGGTTCCCATCGCTGCTGCTGGATGGCAGGAGAGGATTCAAATtggtggtggaggagttcgTCCCGGAGCCCCGCGTGGCGTGCGACTTCGCGGACCCGAGGTCGGACGTGTGCGAGCTGGAGGGCGCCATCCGCATCCGCGGGAGCACGTCGGAGGTGTTCGTGGTGGCCCCGGGCGGTGCCGGCGCGGGCATGAACGCGACGCAGTGGACGATCCAGCCGTACACGCGCAAGGGCGAGGCCCGCGTGATGCGCGGCATCGCGGAGCTGACGGTGCGCGTGgtgggcgccggcgaggccccGGCGTGCACGGTGCGGCACGACGTGCCGGCGGTGGTGTACTCCAACGGCGGGTACTGCGGCAACTACTACCACGACTTCAACGACAACATCATCCCGCTGTTCATCACGTCGCGGCACCTGGGCGGCGAGGTGCAGCTGCTGGTGGCGCAGAAGCAGCGGTGGTGGTTCGACAAGTACCGGGAGATCGTGGACGGGCTGACCAACTACGAGGCGGTGGAcctgggcggcgacggcggcgaggtgcggTGCTTCCGGCGCGCCACCCTGGGGCTGCGCAGCCACAAGGAGCTGAGCATcgacccgcgccgcgcgccgcgcaacCTGTCCATGGTGGACTTCAAGCGCTTCCTGATGTGGCGGTACGCGCTGCCGCGGGAGCACGCCATCCggacggaggaggacgagggggcggcgaggccgcggctgCTGATCATCGCCcggcggtcgcggcggcggtTTGTGAACCTGCCGGAGATCGTGGcgctggcggaggaggtcgggTTCGAGGTGACGACGTCGGACGTGATGTCGCCGCCGAAGCAGAACAAGAAGGGTGCTTTAGCTGCAGCTGGTGACGAGGGGCACGCGCGCATGGCGGACGCGTCGGCGCTGGTGAACTCGTTCGACGCGATGGTGGCGGTGCACGGGTCCGGGCTGACGAACCTGGTGTTCCTGCCGATGAACGCGGTGGTGGTGCAGGTGGTGCCGCTGGGGCGGATGGAGGGGCTGGCCATGGACGAGTACGGGGTGCCGCCGCGGGACATGAACATGCGGTACCTGCAGTACAACATCACGGCGGAGGAGAGCACGCTGTCGGAGGCGTTCCCGAGGACGCACCCGGTGCTGCTGGACCCCATGCCCATCCACAAGCAGAGCTGGTCGCTCGTCAAGGACATCTACCTCGGCCAGCAGGACGTCAGGCTCGACCTGCGCCGCTTCAGGCCCGTCCTCGAGAAGGCCATCCGCCTGCTCCGGTGA
- the LOC120704425 gene encoding uncharacterized protein LOC120704425 isoform X2: MEGSFQLNPNASPFIPGSLSSFAGKAPENQAESSSKGDSSGDTFDPSEFEENDMDPLALAKMVVSMFPNVSTDFIDELLKSTDFDINLTVDMLNELSSQDMLHDDAEDINDLHDDQGLSSENYHCVEVSESSSNLNQGLQNENSATTSDVKSVLPKFSNINLLDNDLGLPDDKSAGASAAK, from the exons ATGGAAGGGTCGTTCCAGTTGAACCCAAATGCCAGTCCTTTCATCCCTGGATCCCTGAGTTCATTCGCAGGCAAGGCCCCAGAAAACCAAGCAG AGTCATCATCAAAGGGTGACTCTTCTGGTGACACCTTTGATCCTTCGGAGTTTGAGGAAAATGACATGGATCCACTTGCTCTAGCCAAAATGGTCGTTTCAATGTTCCCAAATGTGTCCACAGATTTCATTGATGAGTTACTCAAGTCAACTGATTTTGACATAAATCTGACTGTTGATATGCTGAATGAGTTGAGCTCACAAGATATGCTTCATGATGATGCTGAAGATATCAATGATCTGCATGATGACCAG GGCCTATCTAGTGAGAACTACCACTGTGTTGAAGTGTCTGAGAGTAGCAGCAATCTCAATCAAGGTCTGCAGaatgagaactcagcaacaaCTTCTGATGTGAAATCTGTCCTGCCAAAGTTCTCAAATATCAATTTGCTCGACAATGACCTG GGCTTGCCTGATGATAAGTCAGCGGGGGCTTCAGCTGCAAAGTGA
- the LOC120704425 gene encoding uncharacterized protein LOC120704425 isoform X1, protein MEGSFQLNPNASPFIPGSLSSFAGKAPENQAESSSKGDSSGDTFDPSEFEENDMDPLALAKMVVSMFPNVSTDFIDELLKSTDFDINLTVDMLNELSSQDMLHDDAEDINDLHDDQGLSSENYHCVEVSESSSNLNQGLQNENSATTSDVKSVLPKFSNINLLDNDLQGLPDDKSAGASAAK, encoded by the exons ATGGAAGGGTCGTTCCAGTTGAACCCAAATGCCAGTCCTTTCATCCCTGGATCCCTGAGTTCATTCGCAGGCAAGGCCCCAGAAAACCAAGCAG AGTCATCATCAAAGGGTGACTCTTCTGGTGACACCTTTGATCCTTCGGAGTTTGAGGAAAATGACATGGATCCACTTGCTCTAGCCAAAATGGTCGTTTCAATGTTCCCAAATGTGTCCACAGATTTCATTGATGAGTTACTCAAGTCAACTGATTTTGACATAAATCTGACTGTTGATATGCTGAATGAGTTGAGCTCACAAGATATGCTTCATGATGATGCTGAAGATATCAATGATCTGCATGATGACCAG GGCCTATCTAGTGAGAACTACCACTGTGTTGAAGTGTCTGAGAGTAGCAGCAATCTCAATCAAGGTCTGCAGaatgagaactcagcaacaaCTTCTGATGTGAAATCTGTCCTGCCAAAGTTCTCAAATATCAATTTGCTCGACAATGACCTG CAGGGCTTGCCTGATGATAAGTCAGCGGGGGCTTCAGCTGCAAAGTGA
- the LOC120704426 gene encoding probable non-specific lipid-transfer protein 2, which produces MGKATATTVLALALCGAALLLLAARPLDAAACNPAALSPCGGALFGGAVTPGCCVQLKAQQPCLCQYARNPAYRSYVNGPAAQSVAKACGIPKMKC; this is translated from the coding sequence ATGGGCAAGGCAACGGCCACCACCGTGCTCGCGCTCGCGCTCTGCGGCgccgccctgctgctgctggccgcgCGCCCGCTGGACGCGGCGGCGTGCAACCCGGCCGCGCTGAGCccgtgcggcggcgcgctgTTCGGCGGAGCGGTGACGCCGGGGTGCTGCGTGCAGCTCAAGGCGCAGCAGCCGTGCCTCTGCCAGTACGCGCGCAACCCCGCCTACAGGAGCTACGTCAACGGCCCCGCCGCGCAGAGCGTCGCCAAGGCGTGCGGCATCCCCAAGATGAAATGCTGA
- the LOC120705254 gene encoding ctenidin-3-like, which produces MGGKGGGGGGGGKGGGGGGGGGGGKGGGGGGRSGGSGGKGGGSGGGGAHGSGSAKSGGGGGGAGKASAGGGCGGGMMKAPGGDGGCISRAGFESNPQGYFQGLHQGGK; this is translated from the coding sequence ATGGGTgggaagggaggaggcggcggagggggtgggaagggaggaggcggaggaggtggtggtggcggaggcaaggggggtggaggtggaggcaggagcggcggcagcggaggaaaGGGAGGCGGCtccgggggaggaggagctcaCGGCTCCGGCTCGGCCAagtctggcggcggcggcggcggtgcagggaaGGCGAGCGCCGgtggtggctgcggcggcgggatgATGAAGgcgcccggcggcgacggcgggtgcaTCTCCCGCGCCGGCTTCGAGTCCAACCCGCAGGGCTATTTCCAAGGCCTCCACCAGGGAGGCAAGTAG
- the LOC120704427 gene encoding beta-1,2-xylosyltransferase XYXT1-like isoform X1: MKPAARSKKGRGAFCNLPLLLLIGAIQFLVIYSPAIDRYMVMITKETSLIAGKPGFPSLLLDGRRGFKLVVEEFVPEPRVACDFADPRSDVCELEGAIRIRGSTSEVFVVAPGGAGAGMNATQWTIQPYTRKGEARVMRGIAELTVRVVGAGEAPACTVRHDVPAVVYSNGGYCGNYYHDFNDNIIPLFITSRHLGGEVQLLVAQKQRWWFDKYREIVDGLTNYEAVDLGGDGGEVRCFRRATLGLRSHKELSIDPRRAPRNLSMVDFKRFLMWRYALPREHAIRTEEDEGAARPRLLIIARRSRRRFVNLPEIVALAEEVGFEVTTSDVMSPPKQNKKGALAAAGDEGHARMADASALVNSFDAMVAVHGSGLTNLVFLPMNAVVVQVVPLGRMEGLAMDEYGVPPRDMNMRYLQYNITAEESTLSEAFPRTHPVLLDPMPIHKQSWSLVKDIYLGQQDVRLDLRRFRPVLEKAIRLLR, from the exons AtgaagccggcggcgaggagcaagaagggCAGGGGGGCCTTCTGCAACCTCCCGCTGCTGCTCCTCATTGGGGCCATCCAGTTCTTGGTCATCTACTCCCCCGCCATTGATCGGTACATGGTGATGATCACAAAAG AGACCAGTTTGATTGCAGGCAAGCCTGGGTTCCCATCGCTGCTGCTGGATGGCAGGAGAGGATTCAAATtggtggtggaggagttcgTCCCGGAGCCCCGCGTGGCGTGCGACTTCGCGGACCCGAGGTCGGACGTGTGCGAGCTGGAGGGCGCCATCCGCATCCGCGGGAGCACGTCGGAGGTGTTCGTGGTGGCCCCGGGCGGTGCCGGCGCGGGCATGAACGCGACGCAGTGGACGATCCAGCCGTACACGCGCAAGGGCGAGGCCCGCGTGATGCGCGGCATCGCGGAGCTGACGGTGCGCGTGgtgggcgccggcgaggccccGGCGTGCACGGTGCGGCACGACGTGCCGGCGGTGGTGTACTCCAACGGCGGGTACTGCGGCAACTACTACCACGACTTCAACGACAACATCATCCCGCTGTTCATCACGTCGCGGCACCTGGGCGGCGAGGTGCAGCTGCTGGTGGCGCAGAAGCAGCGGTGGTGGTTCGACAAGTACCGGGAGATCGTGGACGGGCTGACCAACTACGAGGCGGTGGAcctgggcggcgacggcggcgaggtgcggTGCTTCCGGCGCGCCACCCTGGGGCTGCGCAGCCACAAGGAGCTGAGCATcgacccgcgccgcgcgccgcgcaacCTGTCCATGGTGGACTTCAAGCGCTTCCTGATGTGGCGGTACGCGCTGCCGCGGGAGCACGCCATCCggacggaggaggacgagggggcggcgaggccgcggctgCTGATCATCGCCcggcggtcgcggcggcggtTTGTGAACCTGCCGGAGATCGTGGcgctggcggaggaggtcgggTTCGAGGTGACGACGTCGGACGTGATGTCGCCGCCGAAGCAGAACAAGAAGGGTGCTTTAGCTGCAGCTGGTGACGAGGGGCACGCGCGCATGGCGGACGCGTCGGCGCTGGTGAACTCGTTCGACGCGATGGTGGCGGTGCACGGGTCCGGGCTGACGAACCTGGTGTTCCTGCCGATGAACGCGGTGGTGGTGCAGGTGGTGCCGCTGGGGCGGATGGAGGGGCTGGCCATGGACGAGTACGGGGTGCCGCCGCGGGACATGAACATGCGGTACCTGCAGTACAACATCACGGCGGAGGAGAGCACGCTGTCGGAGGCGTTCCCGAGGACGCACCCGGTGCTGCTGGACCCCATGCCCATCCACAAGCAGAGCTGGTCGCTCGTCAAGGACATCTACCTCGGCCAGCAGGACGTCAGGCTCGACCTGCGCCGCTTCAGGCCCGTCCTCGAGAAGGCCATCCGCCTGCTCCGGTGA